A segment of the Plectropomus leopardus isolate mb unplaced genomic scaffold, YSFRI_Pleo_2.0 unplaced_scaffold28492, whole genome shotgun sequence genome:
AGTGTTgatttttgtcagatttaaccttttatatatatatatacataattatCATTGATTGTCTATTTATACGAGATGTCCAAATGACACGGATGATTCAGCTGTAAAAATCCAGCTAACGGTGACTCGAAGTTTATTTATACAACTTCTGTTTTTATGGACAAACCACAGTAGTcactttttcctccttttttggtgtgtgctttttaaaaaaatgacttctttaccattttttttcctcctgtggaGCACaaagacggaggaggaggaggaacagcaGGCCGAACTTCACAGTCAAAAGTCtcccacaaaataaataaataaaataatcgtACCGTAGCTCAGCAACAGGACAGAGTCAAAGTGTCCTCGTCCTTCATTTATCAGTTTGGATAAAAACTTCTCCGACGTTCCCGCTCAAACTTCAGATTATTTCAGCCAccagcttgttttttgtttttttggcgtTGCCACCTTGAGTTTCCAGTGAAGCAATGGAAATCCTTCCCTAAAATATCAGTGCACCTGAGCGTCGTTTCATCCTTCATTTCCGCGTGGAGAGGTCCGTTCACCTCCAGCTCCGTTTAAGCTTATTTAACTTCTCAGGTTCGTTCGTGTCGTCACAGTCAGAGCTGCAGGTCACATGACGTGTTTTTCATCtcagtttttcatttcttcacaatttattttcttcatcattttggtgtttgctaaaaacaaaaagaaccgATTTAGTCCTAAAACACATCAAGAACAATCTCCGAATTTATTCTGCTTCATTACAAACAACTTCAGCAGAGGACAATAAACTATCACCGCAAACATGAGGACGTTAATGCGTCTGTGTGCGTAACAGTGCAGTTACAAGGAGATGATAAACTTAAACAGGAGAATAAATGTAACGAtgtggaaatgtatttaaaaacagcGCAGAGGGTCATATGAGCGGAGAGGTTATCGCTCAGTGATTTTTCTCGcagtatttaagtaaaaaattatGTGTTTGGGTTGTTcgtccgtctgtccgtcccattcttgtgaacgcgataAAGTCAAACCTAATGAGGgtaaaaagcccccaaaataatcttaaaaataaaaagacatccactttgactcaaggatgaactgattatagtttagaggtcaaaggtcaaggtcactgtcaccttCTGTGCATTACAATACAGATACTACCACACTGTGTAGTACAGCAAAAAAAGACTGAGGGGCCGTTGACACTTACTCTGCAGAAGAACAccttttcggttgtttttgcggaTCTGCGTACACGAGGATCGTTCTCACAAATTTTTCGCAcaaatgtggattttttaaatacgcaacctaaagatttttttggttgGGCCGTTCGCAATGATGCGTGCAAATGTAAACTACTCTTGACCACATTCGATGTGCCTGCAAGTAAAATCACAACATTATTGTCCTTCAGTGCTGCAGTGCTGTTATTTCAATACTTACTTTAAACTTTCACCTTCTGATGGGTCTGTTCTGTCtcttgtttctgtctgtccaaAAGACATTATTGTTAgtacaaaccacacacacatacacacacacacacgcgcacacacacgcacacacacaatagatTAATAAATGGAGtgaactattatttttttttaccttttttgactttttgtgctTGCATTTGTAGAGTGTCACGCAGACTATTACAAGAGAAATTAATGCAACTATCACTCCAACTACGGTGCCTGCAACATTAGGGGAgcctgaaacagaaaaagattcagttaatttatttttctaacaaaCAAACTTCCACAAGTGCAAAGACAACAACTGTAGCATGAAGCTGTAAGTGGATTGCTGTGTATTTTAAATTCaagtaaaaataatgtttgatgctataatgaaataattaaattatttagtgTTTAGTGTCTACATTTAGATACATTTCAGGACAGTTTTTCAATTACTGTTCTTAATGACAGTTTAGCAAATGACAGTCAGCCTGGATAGAGTCagtaaaactgcaataaaactgtaaaactgggGGCCAGAAATCTTAAAAACCTATTGCTTCTGGAGAATTAGCTGTGGGAAGATTATTCGATATTaccaaaaacagataaatgtacagaaaactatatttatatattttttaaatctaaaattatgttgcagaaaaaatattttgtttttagcactttcttaaggtcataTCCTTCTTTTACCCCTCagttttaggtatttttcttgcaacttgttcctgatttcttgataatttttttgccttcttcaCACATTCTCGAGAAAAAAACTCAAGcgagtttgctcaggtttcaaagggttaatgcacaTAATTACACTCGGTTATCACAGGTGATAACAGCTCTTTATGAGACGGACTGAAAGTTTCTACCTACCTGGACCTGGTCTGGTCTCTAGCCTCAGAAAGGTGTTGGTCACGTATGTCTCCTCGTCATCGCTGCGCTCGCAGCTGTAAATCCCCTCGTGTTTGTCCGTTAAGTCCTTTAGTGTGAGGTCTCCTGATTCAGACACGCTCTTCACCTGCTGCCTCCACTCCTCTGACGCCGTGTAGCGGTCGTCGGCCCCGCTCCGGTGCAGGACGACCTGACTGTGGTTGAACCTCCAGATGAGGTCTGTTGGGGAAACCTTTGAGGACGTGCAGGGGATTGTTGTTTCTGCGTCTGAACTACTGATAGAAGCTGAAAcgaaaaagcacaaaaatgaagacacctgataagaaatgttttttttctaatcagaATCTGGAGCTAGATTCGGTTTTTGGAAACACTCACTTTGTTTAAAGGAAGTGGCTGTCTTCTGGTTTCTGTGAGTGCTGACGGTGCAGCTGTAGTCCAGATCAGTCTCTGAAACTATCAGAGAGCTGCTGATGTTGTAGAGCTGCTCTGCAGTCTGCTGGACTCTGGTTTTGTTCTGGAGGGTCTGGTTGGATGGAGGGTTTGTGGACCAGGTGAGTTCAGGTTCAGGGTAGACCCCCTCTGAGCTGCAGGTGATCCTGTTTTCTACCTGCTGAACTTGGATTTGACGGACCGGagctgcaaagaaaagaaagaatttttaaaaaaaagttcaaatgctGATGTGAGGaacttgattttcttttgtgctCGTAGCTTTGTTGTTTCTGCTTCGGATTCCCAGTCAGTCAAACAATATCATAACATCCGAGTACCCAAACTTCACCGTGTCAGGTCTCCCAAAAAAGCATAGATTTATGACCAAGTCCCCCTTTTGAAAGATGTCTCAAAGAAACCCTCGATAATACTATTACTTTACCATGAATGATGTTTCGAATGGCAGGAAGTTAGGGACATAAGATCAGAAAATACCACAGAAGTTATATTTTGTAATCAATATTACAATAAGTcaattttttcagcattttctttgaTCTTCACGCAAACTTGTCGATGCCACCCATTTTGAAGATTAGTGTTATAACCAACTCAGTCACctttctttatgtttcagcTTACacctggttatgtttaggcaaaaaaacaactttgttttggGTAggtaaa
Coding sequences within it:
- the LOC121938109 gene encoding uncharacterized protein LOC121938109 — protein: LFFAAPVRQIQVQQVENRITCSSEGVYPEPELTWSTNPPSNQTLQNKTRVQQTAEQLYNISSSLIVSETDLDYSCTVSTHRNQKTATSFKQTSISSSDAETTIPCTSSKVSPTDLIWRFNHSQVVLHRSGADDRYTASEEWRQQVKSVSESGDLTLKDLTDKHEGIYSCERSDDEETYVTNTFLRLETRPGPGSPNVAGTVVGVIVALISLVIVCVTLYKCKHKKSKKTETRDRTDPSEGESLNKHQNDEENKL